A part of Prionailurus viverrinus isolate Anna chromosome E1, UM_Priviv_1.0, whole genome shotgun sequence genomic DNA contains:
- the WDR81 gene encoding WD repeat-containing protein 81 isoform X3, with amino-acid sequence MAPGSRGREVALTNGAEGWSPPPSPDMEELLQSVERDLNIDARQLAAAPGGTHVVALVPARWLASLRERRLPLGPCPRAEGLSEAEVRTLLQRSVQKLPPGWTRVEVHGLRKRRLCYPLRGGLPFEEGSSSPETLTRFMQDVAAQNYRNLWRHAYHTYGQPYSHSPAPSAVPALDLVRQALQRVYGCSFLSVGEFTQCPSYTRDGPCPPRGSLACPSLLRAEALLESPEMLYVVHPYVQFSLHDVVTFSPAKLTNSQAKVLFILFRVLRAMDACHRQGLACGALTLHHIAVDEKLCSELRLDLSAYERPREEENEETPVSRAGPGTELGEEGGGGAGCPTCREELRGLVLDWVHGRISNFHYLMQLNRLAGRRQGDPNYHPVLPWVVDFTTPHGRFRDLRKSKFRLNKGDKQLDFTYEMTRQAFVAGGAGGGEPPHVPHHISDVLSDITYYVYKARRTPRSVLCGHVRAQWEPHEYPASMERMQSWTPDECIPEFYTDPSIFCSIHPDMPDLDVPAWCGSSQEFVSAHRALLESREVSQDLHHWIDLTFGYKLQGKEAVKEKNVCLHLVDAHTHLTSYGVVQLFDQPHPQRLAGAPALAPEPPLIPRVLFQTIQESIGREDLPGQLTNGVGRLVLEATPCEAGWARERPVAGEDDLEQATEALDSISLAGKAGDQLGSSASSSSQASPGLLSFSVASASRAGRRNKAAGADPGEGEEGKILLPEGFNPVQALEGLEKLGNFLTKGLGGQLEVPEHAQVQPPVQLQDLFHRDMQALGVLLAEMVFATRVRTLQPDAPLWVRFEAVRGLCTRHPKEIPVSLQPVLDMLLQLSGPEGPVAAGRGKLAPLFEYRPISRGLPPPCPAQLLSPFSSVVPFPPYFPALHKFILLYQARRVEDEAQGRELVFALWQQLGAVLSDITPEGLEILLPFVLSLMSEEHTAVYTAWYLFEPVAKALGPKNANKYLLKPLIGAYESPCRLHGRFYLYTDCFVAQLMVRLGLQAFLIHLLPHVLQVLAGVEASQEESKGLVGATEDEESELPGARPSPCAFGEEIQMDGEPAASSGLGLPDYTSGVSFHDQAYLPETEDFQAGLYVAESPQPQEAEAVSLGRLSDKSSTSETSLGEERAADEGGAPVDKSSLRSGDSSQDLKQSEGSEEEEEEEEGCVVLEEEEGEGEQDDITRASELTLSDTVLSMDTVVARGGDTDGEEEEEPLTEQSEGKEQKILLDTACKMVRWLSAKLGPTVASRYVARNLLRLLTSCYVGPTRQQFTVSSGESPPLSAGNIYQKRPVLGDIVSGPVLSCLLHIAHLYGEPVLTYQYLPYISYLVAPGGTSGPSRLNSRKEAGLLAAVTLTQKIIVYLSDTTLMDILPRISHEVLLPVLSFLTSLVTGFPSGAQARTVLCVKTISLIALICLRIGQEMVQQHLSEPVATFFQVFSQLHELRHQELKLDPVGRSEGQLPEVAFSDGQQRLVDPTLLDELQKVFTLEMAYTIYVPFSCLLGDIIRKIIPNHELVGELAGLYLETISPSSRSPAGVEPTVPSAGPEWDPQSGGCSRDDGHSGTFGSVLVGNRIQIPDDSQPESPGLLGPIPGAGSGGPSSEEDNALKRELPRSAHGLSGNWLAYWQYEIGVSQQDAHFHFHQIRLQSFPGHSGAVKCVAPLSSEDFFLSGSKDRTVRLWPLYNSGDGTSETAPRLVYAQHRKSVFFVGQLEAPQYVVSCDGAVHVWDPFTGERAQGRPFA; translated from the exons ATGGCCCCGGGGAGCAGGGGGCGGGAAGTGGCTCTTACCAACGGGGCCGAAGGCTGGTCCCCGCCCCCAAGCCCCGACATGGAGGAGCTGCTCCAGAGCGTGGAGAGGGACCTGAACATCGATGCCCGGCAGCTGGCTGCGGCCCCGGGGGGCACCCACGTGGTGGCCTTAGTGCCCGCGCGCTGGCTGGCCAGCCTCCGCGAGCGCCGGCTGCCCCTGGGACCCTGCCCCCGGGCAGAGGGCCTGAGCGAGGCGGAAGTGAGGACTCTTCTGCAACGCTCCGTGCAGAAGCTGCCCCCCGGCTGGACGCGCGTGGAGGTGCACGGGCTGCGGAAGCGGAGGCTGTGCTACCCGCTCCGTGGCGGCTTGCCTTTCGAGGAAGGGTCCAGCAGCCCTGAGACCCTCACTCGCTTCATGCAGGATGTGGCTGCCCAGAATTATCGCAACCTGTGGCGCCATGCTTATCATACTTATGGGCAGCCGTATAGTCATAGCCCTGCCCCTTCAGCTGTCCCTGCCCTGGACTTAGTACGACAGGCTCTGCAGAGGGTCTATGGTTGTTCCTTCCTGTCAGTGGGTGAATTTACCCAGTGCCCATCATATACAAGAGATGGTCCCTGTCCCCCTCGGGGCAGCTTGGCCTGTCCCAGTCTTTTGCGAGCTGAGGCCCTGCTGGAGTCGCCAGAGATGCTGTACGTGGTGCACCCTTATGTGCAGTTTTCCCTGCACGATGTGGTCACCTTCAGCCCAGCCAAGCTGACCAACAGCCAAGCCAAGGTGCTCTTCATTCTCTTCCGTGTGCTGAGGGCTATGGATGCCTGTCACCGCCAGGGACTGGCCTGCGGGGCCCTAACTTTGCACCACATCGCTGTGGATGAGAAGCTTTGCAGCGAGCTCCGGCTGGACCTGAGTGCTTACGAGAGGcccagggaggaagagaatgaggAGACCCCTGTATCAAGGGCTGGGCCAGGCACTGAActtggagaggagggaggtgggggggctgggTGTCCCACCTGCCGGGAGGAACTTAGAGGCCTTGTGTTGGATTGGGTCCATGGCCGCATCAGCAACTTTCACTACCTCATGCAGCTAAATAGGCTGGCAGGTCGGCGGCAGGGGGATCCCAACTACCACCCAGTGCTGCCCTGGGTGGTGGACTTCACCACACCCCACGGGCGCTTTCGAGACCTGCGCAAGTCCAAGTTCCGCCTCAACAAGGGGGATAAGCAGCTGGACTTCACATACGAGATGACGCGGCAGGCATTTGTAGCAGGTGGTGCGGGCGGCGGGGAGCCACCTCACGTTCCTCACCACATCTCGGACGTGCTTTCCGACATCACATATTATGTGTACAAGGCTCGGAGGACACCCCGGTCGGTGCTCTGTGGACATGTGCGGGCGCAGTGGGAGCCCCATGAGTATCCCGCCAGCATGGAACGTATGCAGAGCTGGACACCCGACGAGTGCATTCCTGAGTTCTACACCGATCCCTCTATCTTCTGTTCCATCCACCCTGACATGCCTGACCTAGATGTGCCAGCCTGGTGTGGCTCCAGTCAGGAGTTCGTGTCTGCACACCGGGCACTGTTGGAGAGCCGAGAGGTGTCCCAGGACCTACACCACTGGATTGACCTCACATTTGGCTACAAACTCCAGGGCAAGGAGGCTGTGAAAGAGAAGAATGTGTGCCTGCACCTGGTGGATGCCCACACACACCTGACCAGCTATGGCGTAGTGCAGCTCTTCGATCAGCCACACCCCCAACGCCTGGCTGGGGCTCCTGCCCTGGCCCCTGAGCCTCCACTCATCCCCAGAGTGTTGTTCCAGACCATCCAGGAGAGCATAGGCCGGGAGGACTTACCAGGACAGCTTACAAATGGGGTGGGCAGGCTGGTTTTGGAGGCCACTCCCTGTGAGGCTGGCTGGGCAAGGGAGAGGCCCGTGGCAGGGGAAGATGACTTGGAACAGGCCACAGAAGCTCTGGATTCTATCTCCCTCGCAGGGAAAGCAGGTGACCAGCTGGGCTCTTCCGCATCTTCCTCCAGTCAAGCCTCCCCAGGCCTTTTGTCTTTCTCAGTGGCCTCGGCCTCTCGAGCAGGCCGCAGGAACAAAGCTGCTGGGGCCGACcctggggaaggtgaggaggggaaGATTCTTCTTCCCGAGGGTTTCAATCCTGTACAGGCTCTGGAAGGGCTGGAGAAACTAGGCAACTTCCTGACCAAAGGCCTAGGGGGCCAATTGGAGGTGCCTGAGCATGCCCAGGTTCAGCCACCCGTGCAGCTGCAGGACCTCTTCCATCGGGACATGCAGGCGCTGGGTGTCCTGTTGGCTGAGATGGTGTTTGCCACCAGGGTCCGGACACTGCAGCCTGACGCGCCTTTGTGGGTACGCTTCGAGGCCGTCCGGGGCCTCTGCACACGCCACCCCAAGGAGATCCCCGTGTCTCTGCAGCCCGTGCTGGACATGCTCCTGCAGCTCAGTGGACCCgaaggccctgtggcagcagggaggggcaagcTGGCCCCACTCTTTGAGTACAGGCCCATCTCCCGGGGATTGCCTCCACCCTGTCCGGCCCAGCTCCTCAGCCCCTTCAGCTCCGTGGTTCCCTTCCCTCCGTACTTCCCGGCGCTGCACAAGTTCATCCTCCTGTATCAGGCGAGACGCGTGGAGGACGAGGCCCAGGGGCGGGAGCTGGTGTTTGCTCTGTGGCAGCAACTGGGTGCAGTGCTGAGTGACATCACCCCGGAGGGCCTGGAGATCCTGCTGCCCTTCGTGCTGTCACTCATGTCTGAGGAGCACACGGCTGTGTACACAGCCTGGTACCTATTTGAACCTGTCGCTAAGGCCCTGGGCCCCAAAAATGCCAATAAGTACCTACTGAAGCCTCTCATTGGTGCCTATGAGAGCCCCTGCCGGTTACACGGCCGCTTCTACTTGTACACTGACTGCTTTGTGGCCCAGCTGATGGTGCGGCTGGGCCTGCAGGCCTTTCTCATCCACCTGCTGCCCCACGTCCTCCAGGTGCTGGCTGGTGTGGAGGCCTCCCAGGAGGAAAGCAAGGGCCTGGTGGGGGCCACTGAGGATGAGGAGAGTGAGCTCCCAGGGGCTAGGCCCAGCCCCTGTGCTTTTGGGGAGGAAATTCAGATGGATGGTGAGCCTGCTGCTTCCTCGGGCCTGGGGCTCCCGGACTACACGTCTGGTGTCAGCTTCCATGACCAGGCCTACCTCCCTGAGACCGAAGACTTCCAAGCTGGGCTCTATGTGGCCGAGTCCCCACAGCCCCAGGAAGCTGAGGCTGTGAGCCTAGGCCGGCTGAGCGACAAGAGCAGCACCAGTGAGACCTCCCTGGGCGAGGAACGGGCTGCAGATGAGGGGGGTGCTCCTGTGGACAAGAGCAGCCTCAGGTCAGGTGACAGCAGCCAGGACTTGAAGCAAAGCGAAggctcagaggaggaagaggaggaggaggaaggctgtGTGgtgttggaggaggaggagggagagggggagcaaGACGACATCACCAGGGCGTCTGAGCTCACTCTGTCTGACACGGTGCTGTCCATGGATACTGTCGTGGCCCGTGGTGGCGACACagatggggaggaagaggaggaaccaCTAACTGAGCAGTCAGAGGGCAAAGAACAGAAGATCCTTCTTG ATACAGCCTGCAAGATGGTCCGCTGGCTATCTGCCAAGCTTGGTCCCACAGTGGCCTCTCGCTACGTGGCCCGGAACCTGCTCCGCCTGCTGACATCTTGTTACGTTG GGCCCACTCGGCAACAGTTCACCGTGAGCAGTGGTGAGAGTCCCCCGCTGAGTGCTGGCAACATCTATCAGAAGAGACCGGTGCTGGGTGATATAGTGTCGGGGCCCGTGCTCAGCTGCCTCCTCCACATTGCTCATCTGTATGGGGAGCCTGTCCTCACCTACCAGTACCTGCCCTACATCAGCTACCTG GTGGCCCCAGGTGGCACCTCAGGCCCCAGTCGACTGAACAGCCGTAAGGAGGCGGGGCTGCTGGCAGCGGTGACTCTGACCCAGAAGATCATCGTGTACCTCTCGGACACCACCCTCATGGACATCCTGCCCCGAATCAGCCACGAGGTCTTGCTGCCCGTGCTCAGCTTCCTCACTTCCCTCGTCACTGG GTTCCCGAGTGGGGCCCAGGCCCGGACTGTCCTGTGCGTGAAAACCATCAGCCTCATTGCCCTCATATGCCTGCGCATTGGACAGGAGATGGTCCAGCAGCACCTGAGTGAACCTGTGGCCACCTTCTTTCAAGTCTTCTCTCAGCTGCATGAGCTTCGGCACCAG GAGCTGAAGCTGGATCCCGTGGGCCGCAGTGAGGGCCAGCTGCCAGAGGTGGCCTTCTCCGATGGGCAGCAGCGGCTGGTGGACCCTACCCTGCTGGACGAGCTGCAGAAGGTGTTCACCTTGGAGATGGCGTACACAATCTACGTGCCCTTCTCCTGCCTGTTGG GTGACATCATCCGGAAAATCATCCCCAACCACGAGCTGGTTGGGGAGCTGGCGGGGCTGTATTTGGAGACCATCAGTCCGAGCAGTCGCAGCCCTGCCGGCGTGGAGCCCACGGTGCCCAGCGCCGGCCCTGAGTGGGACCCCCAGAGTGGGGGCTGCTCCCGGGACGACGGCCACTCGGGGACCTTTGGGAGCGTGCTGGTCGGGAACCGCATCCAGATTCCCGATGACTCTCAGCCTGAGAGCCCCGGCTTGCTGGGCCCCATCCCTGGCGCTGGCAGTGGGGGCCCCAGCAGCGAGGAGGACAACGCGCTGAAGCGGGAGCTGCCTCGGAGCGCCCACGGGCTAAGCGGGAACTGGCTGGCGTACTGGCAGTACGAGATCGGCGTGAGCCAGCAGGATGCCCACTTCCACTTCCATCAGATCCGCCTGCAGAGCTTCCCGGGCCACTCGGGGGCTGTCAAGTGCGTGGCGCCCCTGAGCAGCGAGGACTTCTTCCTGAGTGGCAGCAAGGACCGCACGGTGCGCCTCTGGCCACTCTACAACTCTGGGGATGGCACCAGCGAGACGGCCCCACGCCTCGTCTACGCCCAGCACCGCAAGAGCGTCTTCTTTGTGGGCCAGCTTGAGGCCCCGCAGTATGTGGTGAGCTGTGACGGGGCTGTGCACGTCTGGGACCCCTTCACAGGTGAGCGGGCCCAG GGAAGACCCTTCGCGTAA
- the WDR81 gene encoding WD repeat-containing protein 81 isoform X5: MAPGSRGREVALTNGAEGWSPPPSPDMEELLQSVERDLNIDARQLAAAPGGTHVVALVPARWLASLRERRLPLGPCPRAEGLSEAEVRTLLQRSVQKLPPGWTRVEVHGLRKRRLCYPLRGGLPFEEGSSSPETLTRFMQDVAAQNYRNLWRHAYHTYGQPYSHSPAPSAVPALDLVRQALQRVYGCSFLSVGEFTQCPSYTRDGPCPPRGSLACPSLLRAEALLESPEMLYVVHPYVQFSLHDVVTFSPAKLTNSQAKVLFILFRVLRAMDACHRQGLACGALTLHHIAVDEKLCSELRLDLSAYERPREEENEETPVSRAGPGTELGEEGGGGAGCPTCREELRGLVLDWVHGRISNFHYLMQLNRLAGRRQGDPNYHPVLPWVVDFTTPHGRFRDLRKSKFRLNKGDKQLDFTYEMTRQAFVAGGAGGGEPPHVPHHISDVLSDITYYVYKARRTPRSVLCGHVRAQWEPHEYPASMERMQSWTPDECIPEFYTDPSIFCSIHPDMPDLDVPAWCGSSQEFVSAHRALLESREVSQDLHHWIDLTFGYKLQGKEAVKEKNVCLHLVDAHTHLTSYGVVQLFDQPHPQRLAGAPALAPEPPLIPRVLFQTIQESIGREDLPGQLTNGVGRLVLEATPCEAGWARERPVAGEDDLEQATEALDSISLAGKAGDQLGSSASSSSQASPGLLSFSVASASRAGRRNKAAGADPGEGEEGKILLPEGFNPVQALEGLEKLGNFLTKGLGGQLEVPEHAQVQPPVQLQDLFHRDMQALGVLLAEMVFATRVRTLQPDAPLWVRFEAVRGLCTRHPKEIPVSLQPVLDMLLQLSGPEGPVAAGRGKLAPLFEYRPISRGLPPPCPAQLLSPFSSVVPFPPYFPALHKFILLYQARRVEDEAQGRELVFALWQQLGAVLSDITPEGLEILLPFVLSLMSEEHTAVYTAWYLFEPVAKALGPKNANKYLLKPLIGAYESPCRLHGRFYLYTDCFVAQLMVRLGLQAFLIHLLPHVLQVLAGVEASQEESKGLVGATEDEESELPGARPSPCAFGEEIQMDGEPAASSGLGLPDYTSGVSFHDQAYLPETEDFQAGLYVAESPQPQEAEAVSLGRLSDKSSTSETSLGEERAADEGGAPVDKSSLRSGDSSQDLKQSEGSEEEEEEEEGCVVLEEEEGEGEQDDITRASELTLSDTVLSMDTVVARGGDTDGEEEEEPLTEQSEGKEQKILLDTACKMVRWLSAKLGPTVASRYVARNLLRLLTSCYVGPTRQQFTVSSGESPPLSAGNIYQKRPVLGDIVSGPVLSCLLHIAHLYGEPVLTYQYLPYISYLVAPGGTSGPSRLNSRKEAGLLAAVTLTQKIIVYLSDTTLMDILPRISHEVLLPVLSFLTSLVTGFPSGAQARTVLCVKTISLIALICLRIGQEMVQQHLSEPVATFFQVFSQLHELRHQELKLDPVGRSEGQLPEVAFSDGQQRLVDPTLLDELQKVTSSGKSSPTTSWLGSWRGCIWRPSVRAVAALPAWSPRCPAPALSGTPRVGAAPGTTATRGPLGACWSGTASRFPMTLSLRAPACWAPSLALAVGAPAARRTTR; encoded by the exons ATGGCCCCGGGGAGCAGGGGGCGGGAAGTGGCTCTTACCAACGGGGCCGAAGGCTGGTCCCCGCCCCCAAGCCCCGACATGGAGGAGCTGCTCCAGAGCGTGGAGAGGGACCTGAACATCGATGCCCGGCAGCTGGCTGCGGCCCCGGGGGGCACCCACGTGGTGGCCTTAGTGCCCGCGCGCTGGCTGGCCAGCCTCCGCGAGCGCCGGCTGCCCCTGGGACCCTGCCCCCGGGCAGAGGGCCTGAGCGAGGCGGAAGTGAGGACTCTTCTGCAACGCTCCGTGCAGAAGCTGCCCCCCGGCTGGACGCGCGTGGAGGTGCACGGGCTGCGGAAGCGGAGGCTGTGCTACCCGCTCCGTGGCGGCTTGCCTTTCGAGGAAGGGTCCAGCAGCCCTGAGACCCTCACTCGCTTCATGCAGGATGTGGCTGCCCAGAATTATCGCAACCTGTGGCGCCATGCTTATCATACTTATGGGCAGCCGTATAGTCATAGCCCTGCCCCTTCAGCTGTCCCTGCCCTGGACTTAGTACGACAGGCTCTGCAGAGGGTCTATGGTTGTTCCTTCCTGTCAGTGGGTGAATTTACCCAGTGCCCATCATATACAAGAGATGGTCCCTGTCCCCCTCGGGGCAGCTTGGCCTGTCCCAGTCTTTTGCGAGCTGAGGCCCTGCTGGAGTCGCCAGAGATGCTGTACGTGGTGCACCCTTATGTGCAGTTTTCCCTGCACGATGTGGTCACCTTCAGCCCAGCCAAGCTGACCAACAGCCAAGCCAAGGTGCTCTTCATTCTCTTCCGTGTGCTGAGGGCTATGGATGCCTGTCACCGCCAGGGACTGGCCTGCGGGGCCCTAACTTTGCACCACATCGCTGTGGATGAGAAGCTTTGCAGCGAGCTCCGGCTGGACCTGAGTGCTTACGAGAGGcccagggaggaagagaatgaggAGACCCCTGTATCAAGGGCTGGGCCAGGCACTGAActtggagaggagggaggtgggggggctgggTGTCCCACCTGCCGGGAGGAACTTAGAGGCCTTGTGTTGGATTGGGTCCATGGCCGCATCAGCAACTTTCACTACCTCATGCAGCTAAATAGGCTGGCAGGTCGGCGGCAGGGGGATCCCAACTACCACCCAGTGCTGCCCTGGGTGGTGGACTTCACCACACCCCACGGGCGCTTTCGAGACCTGCGCAAGTCCAAGTTCCGCCTCAACAAGGGGGATAAGCAGCTGGACTTCACATACGAGATGACGCGGCAGGCATTTGTAGCAGGTGGTGCGGGCGGCGGGGAGCCACCTCACGTTCCTCACCACATCTCGGACGTGCTTTCCGACATCACATATTATGTGTACAAGGCTCGGAGGACACCCCGGTCGGTGCTCTGTGGACATGTGCGGGCGCAGTGGGAGCCCCATGAGTATCCCGCCAGCATGGAACGTATGCAGAGCTGGACACCCGACGAGTGCATTCCTGAGTTCTACACCGATCCCTCTATCTTCTGTTCCATCCACCCTGACATGCCTGACCTAGATGTGCCAGCCTGGTGTGGCTCCAGTCAGGAGTTCGTGTCTGCACACCGGGCACTGTTGGAGAGCCGAGAGGTGTCCCAGGACCTACACCACTGGATTGACCTCACATTTGGCTACAAACTCCAGGGCAAGGAGGCTGTGAAAGAGAAGAATGTGTGCCTGCACCTGGTGGATGCCCACACACACCTGACCAGCTATGGCGTAGTGCAGCTCTTCGATCAGCCACACCCCCAACGCCTGGCTGGGGCTCCTGCCCTGGCCCCTGAGCCTCCACTCATCCCCAGAGTGTTGTTCCAGACCATCCAGGAGAGCATAGGCCGGGAGGACTTACCAGGACAGCTTACAAATGGGGTGGGCAGGCTGGTTTTGGAGGCCACTCCCTGTGAGGCTGGCTGGGCAAGGGAGAGGCCCGTGGCAGGGGAAGATGACTTGGAACAGGCCACAGAAGCTCTGGATTCTATCTCCCTCGCAGGGAAAGCAGGTGACCAGCTGGGCTCTTCCGCATCTTCCTCCAGTCAAGCCTCCCCAGGCCTTTTGTCTTTCTCAGTGGCCTCGGCCTCTCGAGCAGGCCGCAGGAACAAAGCTGCTGGGGCCGACcctggggaaggtgaggaggggaaGATTCTTCTTCCCGAGGGTTTCAATCCTGTACAGGCTCTGGAAGGGCTGGAGAAACTAGGCAACTTCCTGACCAAAGGCCTAGGGGGCCAATTGGAGGTGCCTGAGCATGCCCAGGTTCAGCCACCCGTGCAGCTGCAGGACCTCTTCCATCGGGACATGCAGGCGCTGGGTGTCCTGTTGGCTGAGATGGTGTTTGCCACCAGGGTCCGGACACTGCAGCCTGACGCGCCTTTGTGGGTACGCTTCGAGGCCGTCCGGGGCCTCTGCACACGCCACCCCAAGGAGATCCCCGTGTCTCTGCAGCCCGTGCTGGACATGCTCCTGCAGCTCAGTGGACCCgaaggccctgtggcagcagggaggggcaagcTGGCCCCACTCTTTGAGTACAGGCCCATCTCCCGGGGATTGCCTCCACCCTGTCCGGCCCAGCTCCTCAGCCCCTTCAGCTCCGTGGTTCCCTTCCCTCCGTACTTCCCGGCGCTGCACAAGTTCATCCTCCTGTATCAGGCGAGACGCGTGGAGGACGAGGCCCAGGGGCGGGAGCTGGTGTTTGCTCTGTGGCAGCAACTGGGTGCAGTGCTGAGTGACATCACCCCGGAGGGCCTGGAGATCCTGCTGCCCTTCGTGCTGTCACTCATGTCTGAGGAGCACACGGCTGTGTACACAGCCTGGTACCTATTTGAACCTGTCGCTAAGGCCCTGGGCCCCAAAAATGCCAATAAGTACCTACTGAAGCCTCTCATTGGTGCCTATGAGAGCCCCTGCCGGTTACACGGCCGCTTCTACTTGTACACTGACTGCTTTGTGGCCCAGCTGATGGTGCGGCTGGGCCTGCAGGCCTTTCTCATCCACCTGCTGCCCCACGTCCTCCAGGTGCTGGCTGGTGTGGAGGCCTCCCAGGAGGAAAGCAAGGGCCTGGTGGGGGCCACTGAGGATGAGGAGAGTGAGCTCCCAGGGGCTAGGCCCAGCCCCTGTGCTTTTGGGGAGGAAATTCAGATGGATGGTGAGCCTGCTGCTTCCTCGGGCCTGGGGCTCCCGGACTACACGTCTGGTGTCAGCTTCCATGACCAGGCCTACCTCCCTGAGACCGAAGACTTCCAAGCTGGGCTCTATGTGGCCGAGTCCCCACAGCCCCAGGAAGCTGAGGCTGTGAGCCTAGGCCGGCTGAGCGACAAGAGCAGCACCAGTGAGACCTCCCTGGGCGAGGAACGGGCTGCAGATGAGGGGGGTGCTCCTGTGGACAAGAGCAGCCTCAGGTCAGGTGACAGCAGCCAGGACTTGAAGCAAAGCGAAggctcagaggaggaagaggaggaggaggaaggctgtGTGgtgttggaggaggaggagggagagggggagcaaGACGACATCACCAGGGCGTCTGAGCTCACTCTGTCTGACACGGTGCTGTCCATGGATACTGTCGTGGCCCGTGGTGGCGACACagatggggaggaagaggaggaaccaCTAACTGAGCAGTCAGAGGGCAAAGAACAGAAGATCCTTCTTG ATACAGCCTGCAAGATGGTCCGCTGGCTATCTGCCAAGCTTGGTCCCACAGTGGCCTCTCGCTACGTGGCCCGGAACCTGCTCCGCCTGCTGACATCTTGTTACGTTG GGCCCACTCGGCAACAGTTCACCGTGAGCAGTGGTGAGAGTCCCCCGCTGAGTGCTGGCAACATCTATCAGAAGAGACCGGTGCTGGGTGATATAGTGTCGGGGCCCGTGCTCAGCTGCCTCCTCCACATTGCTCATCTGTATGGGGAGCCTGTCCTCACCTACCAGTACCTGCCCTACATCAGCTACCTG GTGGCCCCAGGTGGCACCTCAGGCCCCAGTCGACTGAACAGCCGTAAGGAGGCGGGGCTGCTGGCAGCGGTGACTCTGACCCAGAAGATCATCGTGTACCTCTCGGACACCACCCTCATGGACATCCTGCCCCGAATCAGCCACGAGGTCTTGCTGCCCGTGCTCAGCTTCCTCACTTCCCTCGTCACTGG GTTCCCGAGTGGGGCCCAGGCCCGGACTGTCCTGTGCGTGAAAACCATCAGCCTCATTGCCCTCATATGCCTGCGCATTGGACAGGAGATGGTCCAGCAGCACCTGAGTGAACCTGTGGCCACCTTCTTTCAAGTCTTCTCTCAGCTGCATGAGCTTCGGCACCAG GAGCTGAAGCTGGATCCCGTGGGCCGCAGTGAGGGCCAGCTGCCAGAGGTGGCCTTCTCCGATGGGCAGCAGCGGCTGGTGGACCCTACCCTGCTGGACGAGCTGCAGAAG GTGACATCATCCGGAAAATCATCCCCAACCACGAGCTGGTTGGGGAGCTGGCGGGGCTGTATTTGGAGACCATCAGTCCGAGCAGTCGCAGCCCTGCCGGCGTGGAGCCCACGGTGCCCAGCGCCGGCCCTGAGTGGGACCCCCAGAGTGGGGGCTGCTCCCGGGACGACGGCCACTCGGGGACCTTTGGGAGCGTGCTGGTCGGGAACCGCATCCAGATTCCCGATGACTCTCAGCCTGAGAGCCCCGGCTTGCTGGGCCCCATCCCTGGCGCTGGCAGTGGGGGCCCCAGCAGCGAGGAGGACAACGCGCTGA